The sequence CTAATTTGAAACCACACCagcccctgcttagctttgcaaacgtgCTATCAGTTTTAGAAGgggataaatgtttttaaaatcagaGACAGCCCTCTTGGGGTATATATTGCCTCCACAACATTACGTTTTTATTGCATGGTACCTTAAAAGCATGGACAGACAGGATACAAATATTTTCAGCAACTGGTTGTATGTTGCTTtgggtgtcaaaaaaggttatttatgtatgctactactgtggcccatgttttgttagccccaaaatggaaaacgagcgaggtcccaatgGCAACGTAAGTTGACAGACTATGCACAACtcgacttaacatatagaatgagagaacaagaaaaacatacgtttaaagaagattggaaaacgtttatggattatatgggaaataattgtgtacagctgaaaatgccagtgtggtgtagtggttaagagcggtagtctcgtaatctggggaaccgggttcgcgtctctgctcctccacatgcagctgctgggtgaccttgggccagtcacacttctttgaagtctctcagccccactcacctcacagagtgtttgttgtgggggaggaagggaaaggagattgttagccgctttgagactcctgaaggggactgaaaggcgggatatcaaatccaaaatgcTAGCAGCatcaagataaattcaacagtgtaaataagttctaGTGGATGCAATGATGAAATACTaaatggtatagtttctgtaaaatttGAAGGGATTTattatatgtaaaatgaaccattgaaagagaaggagggaagtcattgatatcttaaggatgtaaaatgagtatcttaaattgtaaaacagaaaacatagtaagttgctttgggttagtttgtgtaaaagggaaaaaacagCATGACTAATAAGTgcaattaataatgatgatgatgatgatgataatggtaGACTAATAATAATTCAACATGGGCCTGTGACTGAAACTGTATTTCCCTGTGTGTGAACAGGAGGATTCCGATGCCTTGGAATTGCAGCAAAAGAAGCTGCCTTGGGATTGTGCGGAGAAGAGTATTTCTTTAACAAAGAGCTGCAAGAGTGCCAGGCTTGCTTAATGTGTGAAGACAGGGCGGTTGTTCTCCCCTGCTCCACTGTCAGCGACACCGTTTGCTCAACAGCCGGTGAGAACAAGCTGTCCGAGTCCTGGACTGCGAACGTCATTTTACCCATGGCAAATTCTGGTGCTTCTCAAATTTATCCTGGCGTTACCTTGAAGATAAAGGGGAAGCACGAGTGGGACATTGTCGCGGTGGAAGAGAACAGCCTGGTCTTCAAGCAGCACGGCCTAATGTGGGCCGACTTCAATTTTGCCGTGAAACACAACTGCAGGAATTTCCTCCAGCTTGCCTTGAAATTCAgcagccaggaggaggaaggctGTGAGCTGAGCTCGGTCCGCATTGAGCAGCCGGAAGGCAAAATCTTCCAGAGCGTCAGTGTGAGCGGCGCGGCGGAGGTAGAACCAGGCCAAgctctctggctgtttttgaagAGCCCCAATCAATTCTGCAACCAAAGTAAAGACTTCAACGTTTACGACCTCAACACGCCCCTCAGTTTGCTTTGGTTATCCCACGATACGGGGGCGGTAGCCATGACTGCGCAATTGTCCACCGCGATGCACTACCAAATGAACTACCGGCCAACTTTCAGATTGGTTTCCCTGTCCGACCCTTACATGCTAACCTTGTCCCACGATGGCAGAGCCGTCAAGTTTACGGAAAGGGGCGTGGTGAAGTTCGTTTTGCACCAAGCCTTGTACTCCATGGGCCCCACCTGCATCCGCGAAGGCCTTTCCCTGGTGTCTTATCTCAACCGAAACGGCACTAACGTAGAACTAATGACCGTGCACAAGTCTGGCGTCAATTATCGAGACACGTCGATATCTGCCTCCGGGGCCACCAAAGTTGAAGCCGGGGATCTCATTAGCTTTGAGATCCTTTCGCCAGCACAATGCAACATTCGTTATTTTGGAGACAGCTCTGGAATTAGTACGCTGAGCCTCATCTGGATCCCATCTGCAGTTTCCACTGCTCTCTCAGCCTCGGTCTCCATTAAGGGGCTGCCCACAGGAGCTGTCAGAAACAAATTACTGGATTTCACTCAGGTTTCCTCCATTGAGAAGCAGATCCGTTTGGTTTCTACTGGGCAACTTGCTCAGAAATACTTTGTCTTTACCGAAAGGGGAGTCGCCAGTGTTGTGTTTTCAATAAAGCTGATCCACTCATGTAACATGCTCCGGGTGACTCTAAATCAGCTCCTGGATGATCATGGGCAGCCTCATTCAATTGCGCAGCAGGTTGGAGGGCAAATGCCAGAAGGAAGCATCTGGACCAGCGTTGCGCTTCGCTCCTCCTTTGAAGTTCATAACGGTACAATGATATCTGTTTCTCTGGACTGTGTGCGTGGCAGGGTCAACCACGTTGCACATCAGCATGGAACCGGCTTGTCCATTTTATGGGTTTCATCTATCCCAGGAGGAAACTGACAGTTAATAAAAAGTACGGAAGGAATCGGGAAAGGTGATTGGTAAGCCCATGTTGGGCGTTTTCTCCTTTCTCCAGCTGCAGTTGAATGGCACAGAACTCGCTAAGAGAACAGGTTAGACAAAAGGCAGAataaagggatggggaaccattgTTCCTTATCGTTGgctgagctgatgggagctggagtctgagaACACCCAGAGGGCAGTTTGTTGGCTGCCTCTGCTCTGTTAGTGAACTTTTCTAGGGAGTTCAATCAGCTGACTTTCAACAGGACTAATATCTAGCTGAGACATAGCAATGCCTTGGATGTGCAGTTGCCCATTCAAATATTAATAGAGTGATGCTGAAGCCACTTTGCCATGATTTTGAGTGTTACGAAAGGCAGCAAATTGCTAGATCttcagtttattattattgtattttgacGGCTGGGATGGATATTGGTACTCTGAGTTGGGGCAGGAAAAGAGgcaccatttgctgctctgcctcaggcatCAAATTGTCTTGGGCCAACCCTGCATGTAAGTCCATACAATCACCCTGGGAGCCGTGCttcatacaatcatagaaatGTAAGAATTAGGAAGAGCTTTGTAGATGTCCAGTCCAAGGCtagggactccatctcccatctgctgtagccagcatggccagtgttcaggaatgatgggaattgtagtccaatgacatagGGAAGCTCCACAAGTTCCCTACTCCTGATGTAATCCAACTCCTTGCAGTGGTGGACCTTACGGTCTCAAAtatcagtggcaccctgtgcgatgccaaagttcccccacccccacccctcatgcTCCATTCCACACCATAGTTGTGGCGCCCCCAAGGCTTGGCACCCAGTGTACCAAACTGGTCATGATCCCTAAAACCTGCCTCTGCCCCTTGCTTGATGCAGGAAATAAGAAgagacctgcaggatcaggccagagtaGATGCTTACTGGAAGACCACAAGCAAGACCTAAGttcaatagcactctccccacttgcgattcccagctTCTTTGATTTCTTATGTTATTGCATTGTTTCAAAATCTGTATACTATGGAATTTGACGCAATAAAACACaacatgtaagaaataaaagaagcaattcaaatgcatttttaaaatcacagtggATCTAGCCCAGTGCATTGCAATTGCTACAAAAGGCAGGGAAATCATTAAGGTGTCTGCCAAGACCTTCAGCAATTCTCAAGTGGTCTGTGGGGGCAGTTTGGGAACCACTAGTCTAGGTAACTAGTCCTGTTATCAAATCCTCTTATGATCAAGACATTTCTTCTGGTGTTTATTGGGTCCTAGCCGTACCAAAGCAATCCCTCTGCAACCACACAGGCTGCACTAGGGACAGTTGTGACCATTAAAAAAGGCaacccacacacacaaatattctcTGCTTGCTTAATTCTCCTCTCAGACTTTGGAGGGTCTGCCAGGAATTGTATGCAAGATAACAGAGAGGTTTGATTTATATCCAGTCGCCATTTTATAAAAGGTATAATATTAATCCTCTAATTACTTGTGTCACATTTTACAGATTTTATTGGGGCACCTTTTCTATGCCTTAAGACAATTTTATATATTGGCTAAAGTGTGACGACATGGGGGCTTTTTCTGGTATATTAATTTAAAGTATGCAAACTGTGACTGTTGTTTTCTTGGTTTTGTGCTTTGTTCTGGGCATTTATGCAGAATATGGAAGATTCTGAAAACtatatttatgtttgtttttatagcCAAATATCACTTTAATTATTCTAAAACCAAAAGCAAAAGCACAGCTCTTgatctgtttatatatatatattgaattgaGGGAATTTAATTCAAATAAAAGATTTTTAACTTCACTTACTGTCTAATGGCCTGATATGAAGAAGTTGTCTGTAGAGTTGTCCTATTAAGTTGCCTGATGCACCAATCCTGTGTTCTCCTGCCTATTGTTGGACCAATAGGGATGGCCAGTAGGTAGATGAACAatttctggaaggcaccaggttggggaagtatTGTACACACTTGCTTGGAAATAAGCTCCATGGAAAACAGGGAGACTTTCTTCTGAATGGAAGTGTGCAGAATTATGCTGTCACCTTATGCAGGCTCACCTGGAACTGAGCCTCATTGGACTCAATGGGATCACTACCAAAGGATTCATCACTGCTGTTCTTGTAAGTACTTGTAGCCCAACAAGACGTAGGGGACCCTATGTCCCTTGACCTGCATTCTGATTATCTGCTGATTATCCCACAGGCATGCTTTCTCGATAGGAATTGTGTAATATTTGGAAGCATCCTTGCTGGTATGGCATTTGCTTAACACAGGTGCATCGTCTGTGCCACTATTTAAGGGTGACTTTCACCTGCTTGCTTCATTGCTGCAAACTAGTCTAGCTAAAGACACCCCTGTGATGTATGCAGAGGAGCTTTCATCTAATCACTTCAAAGCCAATAGGGCCCATCTAGTGATTTAAGCCGGTAATCGCATCTGAATTGCATGACTGCGGCCCTCGCCTGAGAGCGGCATAAAAGCCTTCTGGGAATATTAATAGATGGAAAGCAGGTGGCGTCAGAAGAGAGTTACAGATGCTTTGCATCAGACACAAATAAAACTCACGTTCCTTTTGGGAGGCCAAAACTGGACAAGGATTTAGTATATActataaaatgttttgtttggtCAAGGAAATGTTTTCTTGGTTTTattaagaaagaaaggagaacggggagggagaggaaacgCATTTATCTTGTGCCAAGTGGTTACAAGTACCTGAAGcaaatgtgttttattttcatGCTTGGAAGAGCATTAAAATTCTTGGGAGGCAATTTCATTCAGACTTCCGagttaatttattttattcactGGATTCGGCTTATTATGCATTGCCAACGATTAAATATTTTGCGTGACAGGAATTATAATTTTTCCTCTTCGGTTGGAGGTGTTGGAGCTCACAAAATAATTTTAagctgagaaaaaggaaaaaaacaaactcaTTTACCAGGGCTGTCAACGAGTAGTTTCATAATTTCCATGCACTGCAAACCtatacaggtctactcagaagcaagccctattGAGTTCTGTGTGCGTAGGA is a genomic window of Podarcis muralis chromosome 12, rPodMur119.hap1.1, whole genome shotgun sequence containing:
- the LOC114607507 gene encoding uncharacterized protein LOC114607507 — its product is MLAALRLLWVVTKRDIKSKLFFFFLPQGLPRSLFLLQVTLEMLARQLHWAFCCWLGICLWLLAGERGCISAAHCRNPPCSRSSDSEHQPSRQHCQGPHCSGRARHPSRAFVHSTTPVQGQLQEPLGGSNLGHAALAATRGAEESCSGGGDCSAGAPNGTVRDCKGIECRLPLHIRQKSRPATQTIPCPPNQGEGCREPTLVRATERAAQFIGEDLAYTASDLGGAALGVQLTCDVKPGENEVPSEDALVLQLQLTKGQEKFVDLLKSQQAVIVDLQQKLAEQQSMLVAQQREIVEQHRKMYEQMDLIKVQYGMLFDTVKQMSFQSLQEDIQHYFEANLQGLQNQVRSHLQKSYSMHKVEVDAKVIDVGEPLMDCGLCESDEFCNFQKTPSQCEKCTLCPAGFFQLSECSTNADRICQDRDECIESPNICGERIKCLNTPGGFRCLGIAAKEAALGLCGEEYFFNKELQECQACLMCEDRAVVLPCSTVSDTVCSTAGENKLSESWTANVILPMANSGASQIYPGVTLKIKGKHEWDIVAVEENSLVFKQHGLMWADFNFAVKHNCRNFLQLALKFSSQEEEGCELSSVRIEQPEGKIFQSVSVSGAAEVEPGQALWLFLKSPNQFCNQSKDFNVYDLNTPLSLLWLSHDTGAVAMTAQLSTAMHYQMNYRPTFRLVSLSDPYMLTLSHDGRAVKFTERGVVKFVLHQALYSMGPTCIREGLSLVSYLNRNGTNVELMTVHKSGVNYRDTSISASGATKVEAGDLISFEILSPAQCNIRYFGDSSGISTLSLIWIPSAVSTALSASVSIKGLPTGAVRNKLLDFTQVSSIEKQIRLVSTGQLAQKYFVFTERGVASVVFSIKLIHSCNMLRVTLNQLLDDHGQPHSIAQQVGGQMPEGSIWTSVALRSSFEVHNGTMISVSLDCVRGRVNHVAHQHGTGLSILWVSSIPGGN